Proteins encoded within one genomic window of Episyrphus balteatus chromosome 1, idEpiBalt1.1, whole genome shotgun sequence:
- the LOC129907104 gene encoding 28S ribosomal protein S17, mitochondrial, translated as MAHLRSILLGQCVPCVKKTASKIRIRRMELDTNLNMYFKKDEFFFAHDPQKICKTGDIVLIKKLPQKLTRLITHNVEEVVYPMGDITDPLTGKKVVVGKYREQIEESNKLFGKSKKAFDYDSAPPRGRLEGKKDFTDRQTYIKYHDDGKDQPYAV; from the exons aTGGCACACCTCAGATCAATATTACTTGGACAATGCGTTCCATGTGTAAAGAAAACTGCCTCCAAAATTCGTATTCGTAGAATGGAATTAGATACAAATCTAAACATG TATTTCAAAAAAGACGAATTTTTCTTTGCACATGATCcacaaaaaatatgtaaaactgGCGATATTGTTCTAATCAAAAAATTACCCCAGAAATTAACCCGTTTAATCACACACAATGTTGAGGAGGTTGTTTATCCTATGGGTGACATAACAGACCCTCTTACTGGTAAAAAAGTTGTTGTCGGCAAGTATCGTGAACAGATCGAAGAATCGAACAAATTGTTTGGAAAATCCAAAAAGGCGTTTGATTATGATAGCGCTCCACCTCGAGGAAGATTGGAGGGCAAAAAAGATTTCACAGATCGTCAAACGTATATTAAATATCATGATGACGGCAAGGACCAGCCATATgctgtttaa
- the LOC129907097 gene encoding snRNA-activating protein complex subunit 3 has translation MDKIYSIPKSEPVSFKKILDEFVTELKKTEFPENDQDVQRLMGMERKNTVYEKVKSSTSLELLDSPDDVRVAPYVPGISEFKRKTTKQNLTIDARLNSVQKLIKEKEASYGSPFIKTQDSFKQVHTPVNPADHNLEPFSDVVISVRFYRPKTDTPLKRRTYPTFSEEFKCLGSNFLSELRDKISCVCNKKRFFELSENPKVENPEKLCDPGFFFIENTFYNDMRNPANADYSEVIREWSRKKTKCYQKIPFQTRRMEKTRFIDLEVSLGFPQLYQHHGNCEHLFTFSYVELLSIHTCLVRELYPLLKSVNAYNAKFCHMCGKREYVYVVKNSKRQLHDPAYLCSVCFISFHYVNGKKVDEFNAYRLVSYNEKLDDHECFIVEHLEVFDDIDESVEEEEEGPGPSKIKKEI, from the coding sequence ATGGACAAAATCTACAGCATCCCCAAATCGGAACCAGtcagttttaagaaaattttggaTGAATTTGTTACTGAGCTTAAGAAAACAGAATTTCCAGAGAACGACCAGGATGTACAACGACTAATGGGAATGGAAAGAAAAAATACTGTTTATGAAAAAGTTAAATCTTCAACTTCTTTGGAATTGTTAGACTCGCCAGATGATGTTCGAGTTGCACCTTATGTTCCAGGCATAAGTGAATTTAAACGTAAAACTACGAAACAAAACCTAACTATTGACGCAAGACTAAACTCGGTGCAGAAGTTAATCAAAGAGAAAGAAGCGAGTTATGGTAGCCCATTTATTAAAACACAGGATTCTTTTAAACAAGTTCATACACCTGTAAACCCTGCTGACCATAATTTAGAACCGTTCAGTGATGTAGTTATTTCAGTTCGTTTTTATAGACCAAAAACTGATACACCTCTTAAGCGTAGAACCTATCCAACATTCAGTGAAGAGTTTAAATGCCTTGGTTCCAACTTTCTTTCCGAGTTACGTGATAAGATTTCTTGTGTGTGCAACAAGAAACGTTTCTTTGAGCTGAGTGAAAATCCTAAAGTTGAAAATCCTGAAAAATTATGTGATCCAGGATTTTTCTttattgaaaatacattttacaatgACATGCGTAATCCAGCCAATGCTGATTATTCTGAAGTTATACGAGAATGGTCAAGAAAGAAAACGAAATGTtaccaaaaaataccatttcaaACTCGACGCATGGAAAAGACTCGTTTCATTGATTTGGAAGTTAGTTTGGGTTTTCCTCAATTGTATCAACATCACGGGAACTGtgaacatttatttacattttcttaTGTAGAACTACTTTCAATACATACCTGCCTCGTGCGTGAGTTGTATCCACTTCTTAAGTCTGTAAACGCGTACAATGCCAAGTTTTGTCACATGTGTGGAAAACGGGAATATGTTTATGTTGTTAAGAACAGTAAAAGGCAATTACATGATCCAGCGTACCTTTGTTCAgtatgttttatttcatttcattatgtGAATGGGAAAAAAGTTGATGAATTCAATGCATATAGGCTTGTGTCGTATAACGAAAAACTCGATGACCATGAATGTTTTATTGTTGAACACCTAGAAGTTTTTGATGACATAGATGAAAgtgttgaagaagaagaagaaggaccCGGACCATCCAagatcaaaaaagaaatttaa
- the LOC129907105 gene encoding general transcription factor 3C polypeptide 6 isoform X1, whose amino-acid sequence MTTRESTSDCDYDEEEIIVFADFKNNILNELQTTNPSIKIIGIDSQNPIAEVNGNIFKGTYDLSMGTHVVFEEDDNPPPIDPIYEKYSKKTFKYFNKTNKVLNFSRIFVESENSATEKTQESISTNKKIDKNPLIVDTTYEEALKALKNKQN is encoded by the exons atgACTACAAGAGAAAGTACATCCGATTGTGATTACGACGAAGaagaaattatagtttttgccgattttaaaaataatattttaaatgaactcCAAACCACAAATCCATCGATTAAAATAATTGGCATAGATTCGCAAAATCCAATTGCTGAAGTCAATGGTAATATATTTAAAG GGACATATGATTTATCAATGGGAACACATGTTGTTTTCGAAGAGGATGACAACCCTCCGCCTATAGATcctatttatgaaaaatattcaaaaaagacttttaaatatttcaacaaaactAATAAAGTACTTAATTTTTCCCGAATTTTTGTTGAGTCCGAAAATAGCGCAACCGAAAAAACACAAGAATCcatttcaacaaataaaaaaattgataagaatCCCCTAATCGTTGATACAACATATGAAGAAGCATTAAAAGcactaaaaaacaaacaaaactga
- the LOC129907105 gene encoding uncharacterized protein LOC129907105 isoform X2, with the protein MTTRESTSDCDYDEEEIIVFADFKNNILNELQTTNPSIKIIGIDSQNPIAEVNGNIFKGKIFVKMTITSKTHWIPKHIIHIGAVDPFIMEVSIT; encoded by the exons atgACTACAAGAGAAAGTACATCCGATTGTGATTACGACGAAGaagaaattatagtttttgccgattttaaaaataatattttaaatgaactcCAAACCACAAATCCATCGATTAAAATAATTGGCATAGATTCGCAAAATCCAATTGCTGAAGTCAATGGTAATATATTTAAAG gtAAAATCTTTGTAAAGATGACGATCACGTCAAAGACGCATTGGATACCAAAGCATATCATACATATTGGGGCAGTAGATCCTTTTATAATGGAAGTAAGTATAACATAA